A DNA window from Tenuifilaceae bacterium CYCD contains the following coding sequences:
- a CDS encoding hemin receptor, which produces MTRLNIKWILFSGAFILTSSYATAQTTSDALRFSQTINGGTARFTSMGGAFGALGADFTSLSINPAGLGVYKSSEFTITPSFKHNSIKSAYNETNASDTKNRLSFDNVGLVLSFNPYKTDERGIVNYNIGFGYNRTNDFNANSYSKGNNNVNSIMDYFAEKASGYYYEDLFDDDNKTPFKNGVAPWDVIMAWNTYLLFDTIAGTNGTEYMPALLTGDGVVQKNIVNSKGGSGVYDISFAINISNKLFIGASLGISEFNYTYNATYKEDAFESNPELSLGNRFYYMDYNQYYENSGTGYNFKIGGIYTPISNIRIGLSIHTPTFYSFSEKYSYSMLSNFDINGTETNSISKSPLGRYEYDFETPFKLIGSFAYIFKNVGLISLDVEHLDYSSMKFRNGGDGYSFTNENSAIENTCKSVTNIRVGGEIKIKDFAIRAGYAFYPSPYKSGYLNESSNTSQISGGFGYRSGGFSIDMAYLHTIKKEQYLFYDYNGLNPVETKMNDGKVLVTLGFRF; this is translated from the coding sequence CTTCCGACGCCTTGCGGTTCTCTCAAACCATCAACGGAGGAACAGCCCGATTCACATCAATGGGCGGTGCTTTTGGGGCTTTGGGTGCAGACTTTACATCGCTCAGCATTAACCCTGCGGGGCTGGGTGTTTACAAATCATCAGAGTTTACGATTACACCTTCATTCAAGCATAACAGCATCAAATCTGCCTATAATGAAACTAATGCAAGTGATACTAAAAACAGATTATCCTTTGATAATGTTGGTCTAGTTCTTTCTTTTAATCCATATAAAACTGATGAAAGGGGAATTGTTAACTATAACATTGGATTTGGCTATAATAGAACTAATGATTTCAACGCAAATTCTTATTCAAAAGGAAATAACAATGTAAATTCAATAATGGACTACTTTGCTGAAAAAGCAAGTGGGTATTACTACGAGGATTTATTTGATGATGATAATAAAACCCCATTTAAAAATGGTGTTGCACCTTGGGATGTAATCATGGCTTGGAACACCTATCTTCTTTTTGATACAATTGCTGGTACTAATGGAACTGAATATATGCCTGCATTGTTGACTGGAGATGGTGTAGTTCAAAAAAACATCGTTAATTCTAAAGGCGGTTCTGGTGTTTATGACATTTCATTTGCAATAAATATTTCGAACAAATTATTTATAGGAGCATCATTAGGAATATCTGAATTCAACTATACATATAATGCCACTTACAAAGAAGATGCTTTTGAATCGAATCCAGAGTTAAGCCTTGGCAATAGGTTTTACTATATGGATTATAACCAGTATTACGAAAACAGCGGAACTGGTTATAACTTTAAAATTGGAGGTATCTACACCCCTATCTCAAATATTAGAATTGGATTAAGCATCCATACCCCAACATTTTATTCATTCAGCGAAAAGTATTCCTACTCAATGTTGTCAAATTTTGATATCAATGGAACGGAAACAAACTCAATAAGCAAATCACCGCTAGGACGTTATGAGTACGATTTCGAAACCCCATTCAAACTCATCGGCAGTTTTGCTTATATCTTCAAAAATGTTGGATTAATAAGTTTAGATGTTGAGCATTTAGATTACTCTTCGATGAAATTCCGTAATGGCGGCGATGGCTATAGTTTCACCAATGAAAATTCAGCGATAGAAAATACCTGCAAAAGCGTCACCAACATTAGAGTTGGTGGAGAGATTAAAATTAAAGACTTTGCCATAAGAGCAGGTTACGCCTTCTATCCTTCGCCATACAAAAGCGGATATTTAAACGAGAGTTCCAATACTAGCCAAATTTCCGGTGGTTTTGGATATCGCTCTGGAGGCTTCTCAATAGATATGGCATATCTCCATACCATAAAAAAGGAACAGTACCTGTTTTACGACTATAATGGTTTAAACCCCGTTGAAACCAAAATGAATGATGGAAAAGTTTTAGTTACCCTTGGATTCCGGTTCTAA
- a CDS encoding signal peptidase I, whose product MIDKLKAFLKHKYFKFGFAELIFILWVIWIGNYWLLLGLPIIFDFYITQKVNWTFWKKRGQKKTVLIEWVDAIIFAVVAATLIRMFFIEAYTIPTSSMEKSLLIGDYLFVSKYSYGPKLPNTPISFPFVHHTLPLTKDTKSFIEWPRWPYKRIAGLGHVKRNDVVVFNFPEGDTVVLQDQNSSYYTLARIYGRENLRNNYDIIYRPVDKRENYIKRCVGLPGDTLQVKHGQLYVNGQEQIKIGKRQYNYRIKTDGSAINPNRFEQLGISKADQGYSPAGGFYQIPLTEEALGKIKAMTNVVEVVKTENTDTSMMWKLIFPHDPRYPWNEDNFGPLWIPKKGVTVDLNLNNLPIYERIIDVYENNDLSVRNGEIYINGTVAKTYTFKMDYYFMMGDNRHNSADSRFWGFVPEDHVVGEAMFVWLSLDKDKSFPMNIRWNRMFKGIH is encoded by the coding sequence ATGATAGATAAGTTAAAGGCATTTTTAAAGCACAAATATTTTAAGTTCGGATTTGCCGAACTTATTTTTATTCTATGGGTGATTTGGATTGGAAACTACTGGTTGCTCTTGGGTTTGCCAATCATTTTTGATTTTTATATCACCCAAAAGGTAAACTGGACATTCTGGAAAAAGCGTGGACAAAAGAAAACCGTTCTTATTGAGTGGGTCGATGCCATAATATTTGCGGTTGTTGCGGCAACGCTAATCCGCATGTTTTTCATTGAGGCCTATACCATTCCTACATCATCAATGGAGAAAAGTTTGCTGATTGGTGATTATTTATTTGTAAGCAAGTATAGCTATGGCCCCAAACTCCCGAATACTCCAATTTCGTTTCCATTTGTTCATCATACATTGCCGTTGACAAAGGATACTAAATCTTTTATAGAATGGCCTCGTTGGCCTTATAAGCGTATAGCAGGCCTAGGACATGTTAAACGGAACGATGTTGTTGTATTTAACTTTCCGGAGGGCGATACTGTGGTTTTGCAGGATCAAAACTCTAGCTATTATACTTTGGCAAGGATTTATGGCCGCGAGAATTTGAGAAATAATTATGATATTATTTACAGACCTGTCGATAAGCGTGAGAATTACATTAAACGTTGCGTTGGATTACCCGGCGATACCCTTCAGGTAAAACACGGTCAGCTATACGTTAATGGACAAGAACAAATTAAGATAGGGAAAAGACAGTACAACTATAGGATTAAAACCGATGGAAGCGCAATTAATCCAAATCGTTTTGAGCAATTAGGCATTTCAAAGGCTGATCAAGGTTATAGTCCTGCAGGTGGCTTTTATCAGATTCCATTAACCGAGGAGGCTCTTGGAAAAATTAAAGCCATGACTAACGTTGTTGAGGTGGTTAAAACCGAAAACACCGATACATCGATGATGTGGAAGTTGATATTCCCTCACGATCCTAGATATCCTTGGAACGAGGATAATTTTGGTCCACTTTGGATACCTAAAAAGGGTGTTACGGTTGATTTAAACCTCAATAATCTACCAATATACGAGCGTATTATTGATGTCTATGAGAATAACGATTTATCAGTTCGTAATGGCGAAATTTACATAAATGGGACGGTTGCCAAAACTTATACCTTTAAAATGGATTACTACTTTATGATGGGTGACAATCGTCATAATTCGGCCGATAGCCGTTTCTGGGGATTTGTACCAGAGGATCATGTGGTTGGCGAGGCTATGTTTGTATGGCTGTCGCTCGATAAGGATAAGAGTTTTCCTATGAATATTCGTTGGAATAGGATGTTCAAAGGGATTCACTAA
- the dapB gene encoding 4-hydroxy-tetrahydrodipicolinate reductase, whose translation MLRIAIIGYGKMGHEIETIALERGHSVVLKIDKDNPSDLSKLNLSKVDVAVEFTSPHTAKQNVEACLDAEIPVVCGTTGWNNDVARVIDRVRTGGGTFFYASNFSVGMNVFFKLNAMVSRYLAKVGGYSVDIKEIHHTQKLDAPSGTAISLANVVANENSDYCGWTLLPEQIDGKIPIEAVREGTVPGTHTVKFDSEQDQIVLSHVAKSRRGLAFGAVLAAEFIVGKQGFYSMNDILNFE comes from the coding sequence ATGCTAAGAATCGCAATTATTGGCTACGGTAAAATGGGGCACGAGATCGAAACTATTGCTCTTGAACGTGGACATTCTGTTGTTTTAAAGATAGATAAGGATAATCCGTCAGATTTATCGAAATTGAATTTGAGCAAGGTTGACGTTGCCGTTGAGTTTACTTCTCCACATACTGCCAAACAGAATGTGGAGGCTTGTTTGGATGCGGAAATACCTGTTGTTTGCGGTACAACTGGGTGGAACAATGATGTTGCTAGAGTGATTGATAGGGTTAGAACCGGTGGGGGTACGTTTTTTTATGCTTCAAACTTTAGCGTTGGCATGAATGTGTTTTTCAAACTCAACGCAATGGTATCAAGGTATTTGGCCAAAGTGGGCGGTTATAGTGTTGATATAAAAGAAATTCATCATACTCAAAAGTTGGATGCCCCAAGCGGTACAGCAATCTCATTGGCCAATGTAGTAGCAAACGAAAACTCTGATTATTGTGGATGGACATTATTACCAGAGCAAATTGATGGAAAAATTCCAATTGAGGCGGTTCGCGAGGGAACAGTTCCTGGAACTCATACTGTTAAATTTGATTCGGAGCAAGATCAAATTGTACTTTCTCATGTTGCCAAAAGTAGAAGAGGACTTGCTTTTGGGGCTGTTTTAGCTGCTGAATTTATAGTTGGAAAACAGGGGTTTTATAGTATGAACGACATTTTAAATTTCGAGTAG
- the rplT gene encoding 50S ribosomal protein L20: protein MPRSVNSVASRARRKKVLKQTKGNFLGRRNVFTVAKNTLEKGLGYAYRDRKKKKIEFRALWIQRINAAVRPYGMTYSEFIGKINKQGIAINRKVLADLAMNHPEAFKSIVDSLK, encoded by the coding sequence ATGCCACGTTCAGTAAATTCCGTTGCATCAAGAGCTAGAAGAAAAAAAGTTCTTAAGCAAACCAAAGGAAACTTTCTTGGAAGAAGAAACGTTTTCACAGTAGCTAAAAACACCTTAGAGAAAGGTCTTGGCTACGCTTATCGCGATCGTAAGAAAAAGAAGATCGAATTCCGCGCACTGTGGATTCAACGTATCAATGCAGCAGTAAGACCTTACGGTATGACTTACTCTGAGTTCATTGGTAAAATCAACAAACAAGGTATCGCTATTAATCGTAAGGTTTTAGCTGATCTTGCTATGAATCATCCAGAGGCCTTCAAGTCAATTGTTGATTCTTTAAAGTAG
- the rpmI gene encoding 50S ribosomal protein L35 — protein sequence MPKTKTNSGAKKRFSLTGTGKIKRKHAYKSHILTKKETKQKRNLTHAAIVSKVDENRVLKMLGIK from the coding sequence ATGCCAAAAACAAAGACTAATTCCGGAGCAAAGAAAAGGTTTTCTTTAACCGGAACAGGGAAGATTAAAAGAAAGCATGCCTACAAGAGTCACATCCTTACTAAAAAGGAAACTAAGCAAAAACGTAATTTAACTCATGCTGCTATTGTTAGCAAAGTTGATGAGAATCGCGTTTTAAAAATGCTTGGTATTAAGTAG
- the infC gene encoding translation initiation factor IF-3, whose product MDTDNRVLVNEEIRSRTVRLVGDNIENPGVFSIDAARRMAQDMELDLVMISDKADPPVCKIIDYQKFLYQQKKKQKEIKANAQKVVVKEIRFGPNTDEHDYNFKLKHAENFLEDGAKVKAYVFFKGRSILFKEQGEILLLRFAQDLEEIGKVEQLPKLEGKRMIMLISPKGKKK is encoded by the coding sequence GTGGACACTGACAATCGGGTTCTAGTCAATGAGGAAATTAGAAGCCGCACAGTTCGCTTAGTAGGAGATAATATTGAAAACCCAGGGGTTTTCTCTATTGATGCAGCCCGGAGAATGGCTCAGGATATGGAGTTGGATTTGGTGATGATTTCCGATAAAGCCGATCCCCCAGTTTGCAAAATTATCGACTACCAAAAGTTTCTTTATCAGCAGAAAAAGAAACAAAAGGAGATTAAAGCTAACGCTCAGAAAGTTGTTGTGAAAGAAATTCGTTTTGGCCCTAATACCGACGAACACGACTATAACTTTAAATTAAAGCATGCGGAGAATTTTCTTGAGGATGGCGCTAAGGTTAAAGCATATGTGTTCTTTAAAGGTCGTTCGATTTTATTCAAGGAGCAGGGCGAAATTCTGTTACTAAGATTCGCTCAGGATCTTGAGGAGATTGGTAAAGTTGAACAGCTTCCAAAACTTGAAGGAAAGAGAATGATTATGCTGATCTCTCCAAAAGGAAAGAAAAAATAG
- the thrS gene encoding threonine--tRNA ligase produces the protein MIKITFPDGNVREYPQGITGLEIAKSISERLANDVLSVTVNGEVWDLTRGITTDATVKLHKWDDEQGKHAFWHSSAHLMAEAIESLYPGVKFGIGPSIENGFYYDIDFDKYTVSDEDLPKIEEKMLEFARQKQIIARKEVSKDEALKTFNQKGDPYKVELISDLEDGTISFYTQGNFTDLCRGPHLPDTSYIKAIKLLNIAGAYWRGNENNKMLTRIYGITFPQKKMLDEYLVLLEEAKKRDHRKLGKELELFAFSQNVGPGLPLWLPRGAQLRERLEMFLKKVQKKYGYEQVISPHIGQKELYVTSGHWAKYGKDSFRPITTPQEGEEFLLKPMNCPHHCEMYKVKPRSYKDLPLRLAEFGTVYRYEQSGELHGLTRVRGFTQDDAHIFCRPDQLKEEFVKVIDIVLYIFKTLNFTEYTAQISLRDPNNKEKYIGSDENWEKAESAIIEAAAERGLKTTTELGEAAFYGPKLDFMVKDAIGRKWQLGTIQVDYNLPERFQLEYIGADDKRYRPIMIHRAPFGSMERFVAVLIEHTGGKFPLWLTPDQAVVLPISEKYNEYAKKVLNFLNNSDIRTLIDDRNEKIGKKIRDNELRRIPFLLIVGEKEEEAGLVAVRVQGDGDKGQMKLDEFVAFVNQEVNKQLQEIV, from the coding sequence ATGATTAAAATTACATTTCCCGATGGTAATGTCCGAGAGTATCCACAGGGTATAACCGGATTAGAGATTGCAAAAAGCATTTCGGAGCGTTTGGCTAACGATGTGCTATCAGTAACCGTTAACGGCGAGGTTTGGGATCTCACCCGGGGAATAACTACCGATGCTACAGTTAAATTACACAAATGGGACGATGAGCAGGGAAAACATGCTTTTTGGCACTCATCGGCACACTTAATGGCCGAGGCTATCGAAAGTCTTTACCCAGGAGTTAAGTTTGGCATTGGGCCAAGCATTGAGAATGGCTTTTACTACGATATAGATTTTGATAAGTATACTGTTTCCGATGAGGATCTCCCAAAGATTGAGGAGAAGATGCTGGAGTTTGCGCGTCAAAAGCAAATCATTGCACGAAAAGAAGTATCAAAAGATGAAGCCCTAAAAACATTTAATCAGAAAGGCGATCCATACAAAGTGGAGTTGATTAGCGATTTGGAGGACGGAACTATTAGTTTTTATACCCAAGGCAATTTCACAGACCTATGTCGTGGACCACATTTACCCGATACTAGTTACATAAAAGCTATAAAGTTACTGAATATTGCTGGAGCATACTGGCGTGGAAATGAGAATAACAAAATGCTAACCCGCATTTATGGTATTACTTTTCCCCAAAAGAAAATGCTTGATGAGTATCTAGTACTACTCGAAGAGGCTAAAAAACGAGATCATAGGAAGTTGGGTAAGGAGCTCGAACTATTTGCATTCTCTCAAAACGTTGGACCTGGGTTGCCTTTATGGCTGCCACGTGGGGCTCAACTTCGTGAGCGTTTGGAAATGTTTCTGAAGAAGGTGCAGAAGAAATACGGTTACGAGCAAGTTATATCCCCCCATATCGGTCAAAAGGAACTTTACGTTACCTCTGGTCACTGGGCTAAGTACGGTAAGGATAGTTTCCGTCCAATTACTACTCCTCAGGAAGGTGAAGAGTTTTTGCTCAAACCTATGAACTGCCCTCACCACTGTGAGATGTATAAGGTTAAACCTCGTTCGTATAAGGATTTGCCATTGCGTTTAGCTGAATTTGGTACTGTTTACCGTTACGAACAGAGTGGCGAGTTGCATGGTTTAACTAGGGTTCGTGGATTTACACAGGACGATGCACACATTTTCTGCCGTCCCGATCAGCTAAAGGAAGAGTTTGTTAAGGTTATCGATATAGTTTTGTATATATTCAAAACACTTAACTTTACGGAGTATACTGCACAAATCTCCTTGCGCGATCCTAATAATAAGGAAAAGTACATAGGTTCCGACGAGAACTGGGAAAAGGCAGAAAGCGCAATTATAGAAGCGGCTGCTGAGCGTGGGTTGAAAACTACTACGGAACTTGGCGAGGCTGCTTTCTATGGTCCTAAACTCGACTTTATGGTTAAGGATGCCATTGGCCGTAAATGGCAGCTTGGAACAATTCAGGTTGACTACAACTTACCAGAGCGATTCCAACTAGAGTATATTGGTGCTGACGATAAGCGTTACCGCCCAATCATGATTCATCGTGCGCCATTCGGTTCAATGGAGCGTTTTGTGGCAGTACTGATTGAGCATACAGGTGGAAAATTCCCACTTTGGTTGACTCCCGATCAAGCTGTTGTATTACCGATTAGCGAAAAATATAACGAATACGCAAAAAAAGTTTTGAATTTCCTAAATAATTCCGATATTCGCACGCTAATTGACGACCGAAACGAGAAGATAGGTAAGAAGATTAGAGACAATGAGTTACGTCGGATTCCATTCCTGCTAATTGTGGGTGAAAAGGAGGAGGAAGCAGGATTAGTTGCTGTTCGTGTACAGGGTGATGGCGATAAAGGGCAAATGAAACTCGACGAATTTGTTGCGTTTGTTAACCAAGAAGTAAATAAACAATTACAAGAAATAGTTTAG
- the plsY2 gene encoding glycerol-3-phosphate acyltransferase 2, producing MWKIAIVFLAYLMGSIPTSVWVGKVFYGIDVREHGSGNAGATNTIRVLGLLPGISVFIVDVLKGYFAVRLLYLTDFYIPQTGMFINFQLILGVAALLGHIFPIFAQFRGGKGVAVLSGVVFALHPYATLLVFLIWIISVLITRYVSLSSMIAGFSFPLLLIFVYRTTNPTLILFAFILAVLMLFTHQKNIERLLSGEESKFHLKKKDKHKSSPSC from the coding sequence ATGTGGAAAATTGCTATTGTATTTCTTGCTTACTTAATGGGTTCAATACCAACTTCAGTCTGGGTGGGAAAAGTTTTTTATGGTATTGATGTCCGTGAGCATGGGAGTGGAAACGCAGGTGCAACAAATACTATTCGTGTTTTAGGTTTGCTACCAGGAATAAGCGTTTTTATTGTTGATGTATTGAAAGGCTATTTTGCCGTTAGGTTGCTTTACCTTACAGATTTTTACATTCCGCAGACGGGGATGTTTATAAACTTCCAGTTGATTTTGGGTGTTGCTGCCTTACTAGGCCATATTTTTCCGATATTTGCTCAGTTTAGAGGGGGAAAGGGTGTAGCCGTTCTATCGGGAGTTGTTTTTGCACTTCATCCTTATGCCACACTTTTGGTTTTTTTAATCTGGATAATATCAGTGCTAATTACGCGATATGTTTCGTTAAGCTCAATGATTGCAGGTTTTTCGTTTCCTTTGCTGCTTATTTTTGTTTACCGAACTACAAACCCAACGCTAATTCTTTTTGCGTTTATCCTCGCGGTTTTAATGCTGTTCACGCATCAAAAGAATATCGAAAGGCTGCTTAGTGGAGAGGAGTCAAAATTCCACTTAAAGAAGAAAGATAAGCATAAATCGTCCCCGAGTTGTTAA
- the pckA gene encoding phosphoenolpyruvate carboxykinase [ATP], which produces MANIDLSVYGITEPAEVIYNPSYDLLYRHETDPNLKGFECGQLTTLDAINVDTGIFTGRSPKDKYVVMDPNSEPNVWWAQAGNKSSDNKPLSQENWDYLKDISAKQLSGKKLYVVDAYSGANDDTRLCVRFICEVAWQAHFVKNMFIRPTDVELKTFKPDFVVLVASKTSNLKWKEQNLNSEVYVAFHLTERMALIGGTWYGGEMKKGIFSVMNYYLPLKGIASMHCSANVGKNGDVAIFFGLSGTGKTTLSADPNRALIGDDEHGWDDNGVFNFEGGCYAKCIDLDPKKEPDIFAAIRRDALLENLDVDAEGKIDFSSKKKTENTRVSYPIYHIQNIVKPVSKAGHAKHVIFLTADAFGVLPPVSRLTPDQTQYHFLSGFTAKLAGTERGVKEPQPTFSSCFGQAFLMLHPTVYARELVKKMQQHDCKAYLVNTGWIGGAYGAGKRIDLPSTRAIINAILDGSIEKSEFEVLPIFNLQVPKSVSGVDSKMLNPRNSWANPQDWENAARSLAQKFIKNFENFTDNEQGKKLVNAGPQL; this is translated from the coding sequence ATGGCTAATATTGACTTATCGGTTTATGGAATAACCGAACCCGCCGAGGTAATTTATAATCCGAGTTACGACTTACTTTACAGGCACGAGACCGATCCTAACTTAAAAGGTTTTGAATGCGGACAACTTACAACGCTTGATGCTATAAATGTAGATACCGGAATTTTTACCGGTCGTTCTCCAAAGGATAAGTATGTGGTAATGGACCCCAATTCCGAACCAAATGTTTGGTGGGCTCAGGCAGGCAACAAAAGTTCCGATAATAAACCATTATCTCAAGAAAATTGGGATTACTTAAAGGATATAAGTGCTAAACAGTTAAGTGGCAAGAAACTTTATGTAGTTGATGCTTACTCTGGAGCAAATGATGACACACGTCTGTGCGTTCGCTTTATTTGTGAGGTTGCTTGGCAGGCGCATTTCGTTAAGAATATGTTTATTCGCCCAACTGATGTGGAATTAAAAACATTCAAACCCGATTTTGTGGTTTTGGTTGCTTCAAAAACATCAAACCTAAAATGGAAGGAGCAGAATTTAAATAGCGAGGTTTACGTGGCGTTCCATTTAACCGAGCGTATGGCATTAATTGGTGGTACTTGGTATGGTGGCGAGATGAAAAAGGGAATCTTCTCCGTAATGAATTACTACCTACCGCTTAAGGGTATAGCATCAATGCATTGTAGTGCCAACGTGGGTAAAAATGGCGATGTTGCTATCTTTTTTGGACTTTCTGGTACTGGTAAAACAACCCTTTCCGCCGACCCAAATCGAGCATTGATTGGCGATGATGAACACGGTTGGGATGATAATGGGGTATTCAACTTTGAGGGGGGGTGCTATGCAAAGTGTATCGACTTAGACCCTAAAAAAGAACCCGATATTTTTGCCGCTATCCGTCGCGATGCTTTGTTGGAGAATCTGGATGTAGATGCCGAAGGCAAAATCGATTTCAGCTCTAAGAAAAAAACCGAAAACACAAGGGTTTCGTACCCAATTTACCATATCCAAAATATTGTAAAACCAGTTTCTAAGGCAGGCCACGCTAAGCATGTCATCTTTCTCACCGCCGATGCATTTGGAGTATTGCCTCCAGTTTCTAGGTTAACCCCGGATCAAACTCAATACCATTTCCTCAGCGGATTTACAGCTAAACTTGCTGGAACCGAGAGAGGTGTTAAGGAACCGCAACCTACTTTCAGCAGTTGCTTTGGACAGGCTTTTCTAATGCTTCATCCCACGGTTTATGCACGCGAGCTGGTTAAAAAGATGCAGCAACACGATTGCAAGGCATATCTTGTAAATACTGGCTGGATTGGTGGGGCTTATGGAGCAGGAAAACGTATCGATTTACCATCAACCCGTGCAATTATCAACGCAATACTTGATGGAAGTATCGAAAAATCAGAGTTTGAAGTATTGCCTATTTTCAACTTACAGGTGCCAAAGTCGGTAAGTGGCGTTGATTCAAAAATGCTGAATCCTAGAAATAGTTGGGCGAACCCACAGGATTGGGAAAATGCAGCACGTAGTCTTGCTCAGAAGTTTATCAAGAATTTTGAGAACTTTACCGATAATGAGCAGGGGAAAAAACTGGTTAATGCAGGACCTCAACTTTAA
- a CDS encoding peptidase M23: MKQIVVFLVAILAFSSVVAQETVVERSADKVKIDGKTYYIHIVKSGETLYAISNAYDISQSEIATNNPDIYAGIKVGQALKIPKKSDEVENDENYFYHIVKKKETLFGISRQYNVTVDDIIKLNPEVKDGLQQSQTIRIPKFKIEAHSEKPAADTLTFIIHEVQPKEGLFAISRKYGVDAKEIEFYNKELLADGVKLGTSLRIPIKPKIDSTGTVVPKEVVAFDSEKDDKAVTPCSTDYIYNGAAFNIALFLPFTQVEAGDYDSNIEKAVEQQIDGKPKSKDRSKKDFSQVTQASLQFYEGFLLAVDSAKHAGVSINLSTFDTKRKKTEVEGLLRKNLPGKTDLIVGSFLIDDLKPLSDFAVENGINLVSPLYNGATNLPPSDNIIKINQSFKKQLEIFIEDFKFQDTCKYIIVYDKENLYSSSIKLFDSLLNLKGKDNRKVVKIYHQTAIAKSADVQDSLMKVLDPNKQNVVIIPSEDEPFVSEFLGHLYGVKSFYNLRTTVYGPARWQKMKNIPSDYFYKLNLHVFTPFYIDYRRGEVKNFIADYRELYREEPTEYSYLGYDIGLYFITALKNYGVNFNDCLHNHSANLLQSGFLFDGLKQGSPFQNKKQFIVKYTSDYDVIREK; the protein is encoded by the coding sequence ATGAAGCAAATAGTTGTTTTTTTAGTTGCTATTTTAGCGTTCTCATCAGTTGTGGCGCAAGAAACAGTTGTAGAGCGTTCGGCCGATAAGGTTAAGATTGATGGAAAAACTTACTACATCCACATTGTTAAGAGTGGGGAAACACTATATGCAATAAGCAATGCATACGATATTTCTCAATCGGAAATTGCCACCAATAATCCCGATATATATGCAGGCATAAAGGTTGGGCAGGCATTAAAAATTCCTAAGAAATCCGATGAAGTTGAAAACGATGAGAATTACTTTTACCATATTGTAAAGAAGAAGGAAACACTTTTCGGAATTTCAAGGCAGTATAACGTTACAGTTGATGATATTATTAAGTTAAACCCCGAGGTAAAGGACGGTTTACAGCAAAGTCAAACCATAAGGATTCCAAAATTCAAGATTGAGGCGCATTCTGAAAAGCCTGCAGCCGACACGCTTACATTTATAATTCACGAAGTTCAGCCCAAGGAGGGTTTATTTGCAATATCCCGTAAGTACGGTGTTGATGCTAAAGAGATCGAGTTTTACAATAAAGAACTATTGGCCGATGGGGTAAAACTTGGTACATCATTGAGAATACCAATTAAACCAAAGATAGACTCAACAGGAACTGTTGTTCCTAAAGAGGTTGTTGCGTTTGACTCTGAAAAAGACGATAAAGCGGTAACTCCATGTAGTACTGATTATATATACAATGGAGCGGCTTTTAATATTGCATTATTTCTTCCGTTTACGCAGGTTGAGGCTGGTGATTATGATAGCAATATTGAAAAGGCTGTAGAGCAACAGATAGATGGTAAGCCCAAAAGTAAAGATCGATCGAAAAAAGATTTTTCGCAAGTTACCCAAGCATCATTGCAGTTTTATGAAGGATTCCTTTTGGCCGTGGATTCTGCTAAGCATGCTGGAGTATCAATAAATCTATCTACTTTTGATACAAAAAGGAAGAAAACCGAAGTGGAAGGTTTACTTCGCAAAAATTTGCCAGGAAAAACTGACCTTATAGTTGGGTCGTTTTTAATCGATGATTTAAAACCATTGTCAGATTTTGCTGTAGAGAATGGTATAAACCTGGTATCTCCGTTGTATAATGGAGCAACAAATCTTCCCCCGAGCGATAATATCATTAAGATTAATCAATCATTTAAGAAGCAACTGGAAATTTTTATTGAGGATTTTAAGTTTCAGGATACCTGCAAGTATATTATTGTGTACGATAAGGAAAATCTTTATTCTTCGTCCATCAAGCTTTTTGATTCTTTATTGAATTTAAAAGGAAAGGATAACCGTAAAGTAGTTAAAATCTATCATCAAACAGCCATTGCAAAATCTGCCGATGTCCAAGATTCGCTAATGAAGGTGCTTGACCCAAACAAACAAAATGTTGTAATAATACCTTCGGAGGACGAACCTTTTGTTTCCGAGTTTTTAGGTCATCTATATGGTGTAAAATCGTTCTATAATCTAAGAACAACAGTCTACGGCCCTGCTCGTTGGCAAAAAATGAAGAATATACCGAGCGATTATTTCTACAAACTCAATTTACATGTATTTACACCATTTTATATAGATTATAGAAGAGGAGAGGTGAAGAATTTTATTGCTGATTATCGCGAATTATATAGAGAAGAACCAACCGAATACTCGTATCTTGGTTACGATATTGGCCTATATTTCATTACCGCACTAAAAAACTATGGAGTGAATTTTAATGATTGCTTGCATAATCATTCTGCAAATCTGCTCCAATCTGGGTTTTTGTTTGATGGTTTAAAGCAGGGCTCTCCATTTCAGAACAAAAAACAATTCATAGTTAAATATACTAGCGATTACGATGTTATTCGGGAGAAGTAA